The Glandiceps talaboti chromosome 9, keGlaTala1.1, whole genome shotgun sequence genome window below encodes:
- the LOC144440211 gene encoding uncharacterized protein LOC144440211, which yields MESDNEMDIDSYDDCNGSSYQSDDGVGLGEACLFGKEEVLLPEELIEKSEIFDEVMSMETWQEVLTSKQRDDLINLLPSFPTNDSQEKDETLRRLFSGENFKFGNPMQQFFSLLKDGYLAPNVAKYSELCRKAKYKDYKHSQQRYYHKLLQDILISRQKLLDTAVRNGPDTPAAVKRPQAVPYETTIEYRTSKQYYRVLQECRQECGELDTSSEDEAYPGHPLGDKKKTKEHSSSHIDSTSTTPSSPRIISTLTPRPMSVSGLDNSQHVQSSQTSQSHSSNTEMTEDEFKRMIKLHRKRRSMNEHPDLDTTGINLQDVITRTNPNRKMIPPGVAAGLMPPAKKKHKDKDKLEKKKKKKLKSSNTSSISPASTTPANGTDQVKVEPNDTPVVTTTGPAPPSTPVVTSPVAAVPPSTGQAPPKHPCGMYTNFFNLLRETIKSCPNAQISQQELQQKVVDWQKSPMSMLNVWFTLRPNWSELVPTALKWLAGTEGHFTAKVEFKDDIQQWRWIDTSTNSDNEIDELWKQVIPILSGSLTVKEEKPSPSEKKEITNIPSPRMRTDYTVKATTEEEKKTFREQESRRYEQPHKAFTFKLHGYESVVGPVKGVFGKETSLNKAREHLLLVSDRPAFVTILSLVRDAAARLPNGEGTRSDICEVLKDSQFISQGVSDSQINTVVSGALDRLHYEKDPCVKYDTHKKLWIYLHRNRTETEFERIHLEYAEAARAKKAMHKPKLSAKVKTPVKNIPGKSAPLARPPSVMSEASSDSISSSNPSMEPQSPSKSPGAASMSPKGAKTSPKLTIGTSKGVITAVSATSPRGTPTTQILNPRGTTVGTPITAPGGLVKGMPTLLTFGVKEAGATFSGVTVSSAGSSKVTFGGHVPVIPGMSMQLTGASGMPGTAVLKTTPIVSSTIAGTPATTAIVASTTPATPSSSIGSVIVPGSLLAQHSTSTTPASTAVTVTTIQRPMAPSGKIVTQLTGKGGIRPTVLQTIGGKPVLVHTTTHTGSKPGRTVLQPQRMPALGKIQPGSLQTPLGIRITAQGVETVTSVTQPPGTITSPMIQSVAHQSPMTLPAETAMKLAQTQHMIGGKPVSLLLTSQPSSIPVSTITSQTVKQGTATVAPGTISFTPSQTVLPASAGLKLAVAQATEAGKGTTHKPTEIGTGLIRTTTEQQKPVGVSVISSIGNIDQKKSPVSALPMSLLLSGSPQTGQTALPKGAVPVIASPVFAGNLPPSLAGKGVILAQVPPGSKLVTAMPTSTVSLSGQKSPILVATTTIMTSHATSTPSTVVMTTQLPTSVTAVVTKPTVTKPAMAEDKKH from the exons ATGGAAAGTGATAATGAGATGGACATAGACAGTTATGATGATTGTAATGGGTCCTCCTATCAAAGTGATGATGGTGTCGGCTTAGGGGAAGCTTGTCTGTTTGGAAAAGAAGAAGTTTTACTTCCAGAAGAACTCATTGAAAAG tctgAAATCTTTGATGAGGTAATGAGTATGGAAACATGGCAGGAAGTACTGACATCCAAACAAAGAGATGATCTCATCAATCTTTTACCATCATTTCCAACCAATGATAGCCAAGAAAAAGATGAAACTTTGAG gaGACTTTTTAGTGGAGAAAACTTTAAATTTGGCAACCCAATGCAGCAGTTTTTCTCTCTCCTCAAGGATGGTTACTTAGCACCCAATGTGGCTAAGTATTCAGAATTGTGTCGGAAAGCTAAATACAAAGATTATAAACACTCACAACAAAGATATTATCACAAACTTTTACAAGATATACTGATTTCAAGACAG aaACTGTTAGATACTGCCGTGAGAAATGGACCAGACACCCCAGCTGCTGTGAAAAGACCACAAGCTGTTCCCTATGAGACAACCATTGAATACAGGACCAGCAAACAGTACTATAG GGTTTTACAGGAATGCAGACAGGAATGTGGG GAATTGGACACGTCATCAGAAGATGAAGCCTATCCTGGCCATCCACTTGgtgataaaaagaaaacaaaagagcATTCATCTAGTCACATAGACAGCACTTCTACTACACCATCCTCACCAAGAATTATTTCTACATTAACACCAAGACCAATGTCAGTATCAGGGCTTGATAACAGTCAACATG tacAAAGTTCACAGACATCTCAAAGTCATAGCAGTAACACTGAGATGACAGAGGATGAATTCAAAAGAATGATAAAACTACATCGCAAACGAAGATCTATGAATGAG CATCCTGACTTAGATACCACTGGGATAAATCTACAAGATGTAATCACAAGAACCAATCCAAATAGAAAGATGATACCACCAGGTG TTGCAGCAGGGTTAATGCCACCAGCCAAGAAGAAACACAAAGATAAAGACAAGttagaaaagaagaaaaagaagaaattgaAATCTTCAAATACTTCTAGTATATCACCAGCTTCTACTACTCCAGCTAATGGTACTGACCAGGTCAAAGTTGAACCCAATGATACACCAGTAGTAACAACAACAGGACCTGCACCACCTAGTACTCCAGTGGTCACAAGTCCTGTAGCTGCTGTGCCACCCTCTACAGG acaAGCACCACCAAAACATCCATGTGGTATGTACACAAATTTCTTTAATCTTCTGAGAGAAACAATCAAGAGTTGTCCCAATGCACAGATCTCACAACAAGAATTACAGCAGAAAGTAGTTGACTGGCAGAAATCACCGATGAGTATGCTAAATGTATGGTTTACTCTACGTCCAAACTGGTCAGAACTGGTTCCAACCGCATTAAAGTGGTTGGCAGGAACAGAAGGACATTTTACAGCCAAGGTGGAATTTAAAGATGACATCCAGCAGTGGAGATGGATAG atacaAGTACTAATTCTGACAATGAGATTGATGAATTATGgaaacaagtcataccaattCTAAGTGGTTCACTCACTGTCAAAGAAGAAAAACCATCACCTTctgaaaagaaagaaatcaCTAATATACCAAGTCCTAGAAT GCGTACTGATTACACAGTCAAAGCAACAACTGAggaagaaaagaaaacatttagaGAACAG GAGTCAAGAAGATACGAACAACCTCACAAAGCATTCACATTTAAACTCCATGGTTATGAGTCAGTTGTAGGACCTGTCAAGGGTGTGTTTGGAAAGGAGACATCTCTCAATAAAGCCAGAGAACACCTACTGTTAGTGTCAGATAGACCAGCATTTGTTACTATACTATCACTAG TAAGAGATGCTGCAGCCAGACTTCCTAATGGAGAAGGTACAAGATCTGACATCTGTGAAGTCTTGAAAGATTCTCAGTTTATCTCACAAGGAGTATCAGATTCTCAAATCAATACGGTAGTTAGTGGTGCTCTAGATAGACTACACTATGAGAAGGATCCTTGTGTTAAATATGATACTCATAAGAAATTATGGATATATTTACACCGAAATAGAACAGAGACAGAATTTG AGCGTATTCACCTAGAGTATGCTGAGGCAGCCAGAGCTAAGAAAGCCATGCATAAACCTAAATTATCTGCAAAAGTG AAAACACCAGTCAAGAATATTCCCGGAAAGTCAGCACCACTAGCCAGACCACCATCTGTAATGAGTGAAGCCAGCAGTGacagtattagtagtagtaatCCAAGTATGGAACCACAAAGTCCATCAAAGTCACCTGGTGCTGCATCAATGAGTCCTAAGGGAGCAAAAACAAGCCCCAAACTTACTATTGGTACTTCTAAGGGGGTTATAACTGCAGTGAGTGCAACAAGTCCTAGAGGCACACCAACTACTCAGATATTGAACCCAAGAGGAACTACGGTTGGAACACCAATAACAGCACCAGGTGGGCTTGTGAAAGGAATGCCAACATTATTAACGTTTGGTGTCAAAGAAGCTGGTGCTACCTTTAGTGGAGTGACCGTATCTAGTGCTGGgagttcaaaggtcacattTGGTGGACATGTGCCTGTTATTCCAGGAATGAGTATGCAGTTGACTGGTGCCAGTGGCATGCCAGGAACTGCTGTACTGAAAACCACACCCATAGTTTCATCCACTATTGCAGGAACACCAGCAACTACTGCTATTGTTGCATCGACCACACCTGCAACACCATCAAGTTCAATTGGTTCAGTTATCGTTCCTGGAAGCTTGTTAGCACAACACAGTACATCGACCACACCAGCATCAACAGCTGTAACAGTAACAACAATACAACGACCAATGGCACCAAGTGGTAAGATTGTGACTCAACTAACAGGAAAGGGTGGTATCAGACCAACTGTTCTACAAACTATAGGTGGTAAACCTGTCCTTGTACATACAACTACACATACAGGAAGCAAACCTGGTAGAACAGTTTTACAACCACAAAGAATGCCTGCATTGGGCAAGATTCAACCAGGTTCTTTACAGACTCCTCTAGGTATCAGAATAACTGCACAGGGTGTTGAAACTGTGACCAGTGTAACCCAACCACCAGGTACTATCACATCTCCAATGATACAGTCAGTTGCACACCAGTCACCTATGACACTGCCAGCAGAAACAGCAATGAAACTAGCACAGACGCAACACATGATTGGAGGAAAACCTGTGTCCCTACTTCTGACATCCCAACCATCGTCAATTCCTGTCAGCACCATAACTTCCCAAACAGTCAAACAGGGAACAGCAACTGTTGCTCCGGGAACAATTTCTTTTACTCCATCACAAACTGTGCTTCCAGCATCAGCTGGACTAAAACTTGCTGTTGCACAAGCTACCGAAGCAGGAAAAGGTACAACACACAAACCAACAGAGATTGGTACTGGCTTAATAAGAACAACAACTGAACAACAGAAACCAGTTGGTGTCAGTGTTATCTCAAGTATTGGGAACATTGATCAAAAGAAATCACCTGTGAGTGCGTTACCAATGTCATTATTACTCTCAGGATCTCCTCAGACCGGTCAAACAGCATTGCCAAAAGGAGCAGTCCCAGTTATAGCAAGTCCTGTCTTTGCAGGAAATCTGCCACCAAGTCTTGCTGGCAAAGGTGTCATCCTTGCACAAGTTCCACCTGGATCAAAACTTGTAACTGCCATGCCAACTTCTACAGTTAGTTTGAGTGGACAGAAATCACCAATTTTAgtggcaacaacaacaattatgaCTTCACATGCCACATCAACACCATCAacagttgtcatgacaacacaacTGCCCACATCCGTGACAGCCGTAGTTACAAAACCAACTGTGACAAAACCAGCTATGGCTGAGGACAAGAAACACTAA
- the LOC144439701 gene encoding porphobilinogen deaminase-like: MSEEKVVRVGSRKSQLALIQTNHVIDSLKKHYPDTNFEIISISTTGDKILDKALSKIGEKNLFTKELEVALEDGRVDLVVHSLKDLPSTLPPGMVIAAICKRDDPHDAVVLHPKHAGKSLESLPENSVIGTSSLRRIAQLQRKYPHLQFQDVRGNLNTRLRKLDEHDVYSALILAKAGLERMGWQNRVSQVLDPSVCMYAVGQGALAVEARQEDKQTIKLLSKLHDKDTLLRCISERAFLRQLEGGCSAPVAVHSEIADNKLVVSGAALSLDGSQCVQHSMTKSLTEPEDDNQEETNSKHYVGIVAPEHSQNAMLTAEKLGTELAKALQQDGATEILKVAKATIAEQIEQQKKRKVDSDGDVTTGTVAKKQAVNVDTKSKE, from the exons ATGAGTGAAGAGAAAGTTGTAAGAGTTGGGTCACGAAAGAGTCAG TTGGCGTTAATACAAACCAATCATGTGATTGATTCACTAAAGAAGCATTATCCAgatacaaactttgaaataa TTTCCATATCAACCACTGGTGATAAAATTCTAGACAAAGCTTTGTCTAAAATTGGTGAGAAGAATTTATTTACTAAAGAATTGGAAGTGGCCTTAGAAGATGGCAGAGTTGATCTTGTTGTACACTCACTGAAAGATTTGCCCTCCACACTACCACCTGGTATGGTTATAGCTGCAATATGCAA GAGAGACGACCCTCATGATGCTGTCGTTTTACACCCAAAGCATGCTGGGAAATCACTAGAAAGTCTTCCAGAAAACAG TGTTATTGGTACAAGTTCATTGAGAAGAATAGCACAGCTTCAAAGAAAATATCCACACCTTCAGTTCCAAGATGTT AGAGGTAATTTGAATACCAGACTTCGTAAGCTGGATGAACATGATGTCTATAGTGCATTGATTTTAGCCAAGGCAGGTTTGGAAAGAATGGGATGGCAGAATAGAGTCAGTCAG GTGTTAGATCCttcagtctgtatgtatgctGTAGGCCAAGGAGCATTAGCAGTGGAGGCAAGACAAGAAGACAAACAAACCATCAAACTATTATCCAAGCTACATGACAAAGATACCTTATTGAGGTGTATTAGTGAAAGGGCGTTTCTACGGCAACTAGAGGGTGGATGCAGTGCTCCTGTAGCAGTTCATAGTGAAATTGCGGACAACAAA TTAGTGGTATCTGGTGCAGCTCTTAGTCTTGATGGGTCTCAGTGTGTTCAACACTCTATGACAAAAAGTCTTACTGAACCAGAGGATGACAACCAG GAGGAAACAAATTCCAAACACTATGTTGGCATTGTTGCACCAGAACACTCCCAGAATGCAATGTTGACTGCAGAGAAACTTGGAACAGAACTTGCCAAGGCATTACAACAAGATGGTGCAACTGAAATCCTAAAGGTTGCCAAGGCAACCATTGCAGAACAAATTGAACAACAAAAGAAGAGAAAAGTTGATAGTGATGGAGATGTTACAACAGGAACGGTAGCTAAGAAACAAGCTGTAAATGTTGACACTAAGTCAAAAGAGTAA